The Chloroflexota bacterium genomic sequence TGGCAAAAGTATTTTGGCCCAGCTCAAGCCGACGGGCAGATTCTCTTGGTGAGCCATGGCAATTTGATTAGTGCGGTAGTTGCAGCGATTTTTGGAGCAGCCAATACCCATTGGATCAACGCCGATATTCAACATTGTGGTTTAACCGAGGTAAGTATTACTGATCAAGGCTGGCGCTGTTTAATTCGTCATGGCGATGTGGGTCATTTGGCATTGGCTGCCCAAACCTTTGTTTAATTAAGACCAAGAGATTAGGGATCGGATTTTGATTTTAAGCGTAGGATTGTGCAACCGTTGTGCGTTGCGTGTTCTTTGTAGTTAAAATTTTTGATCCCTAATCCTTCCTGTCTAGAGCAAATTTAACCTAGAGGGGCAGAGTGCGCGACCGGCTGTTGGCTTATGGCTATCGAAACATTATGCTGCGATTGTTGGCGAATGGCATAGCCCAAACAGGCCAGACAACATGGCAATACCAACCACGATTCCCAAGCGAAGGTATTGGTTTGCAGTGTATTCAGTGGCATTCCTTGGGCTTGGGCTGTGAGCATGAGGGCAACCCAACGTGAGCCAATCAGGCCTAGCATTGCGGTGCTGAGACCAATTTTGCCCCATAGTTTGAGCCAAGGCCAAGCCAAACTTAGCACAATCAATTCGATAAACGAGAACGACCAACCAACAGGCCTCCCCCAATACAACAAGATAAAACTCAAACCATAGAGCATTGGAAAACCAAGATTTTTGTGCCAAACCAACCAACCGATCAACCCTAAACTCACTAGCCATAAGCCAAGCGCTAAGATTTGAGCACTATTGGCGCTGATGCCAAGGTTGATCAAACCTTGTAAGGGTGTACGATTCCACATGCTCATTGGGCTTTGCTCAGCAGCCGAAAAGTTAAACCATTGATATTCTAAGGTATGGGTTAAATAACTGAAAGTTTCGTTGCGCAGCGCCTGATCCCAGCGCCAAATTTCAAGCCCAATCAAGCCTAAAGCTAACCCAGCGATGCTGGCAATTCGTTTGAGCAAGGCCTGACGAGCGGCCTGATCGGCGAGGCTACAATAGGCCAGCAGCGCTAGTGCTCCAAAAAACATTGCATAAAATGGTTTGATCAATAGCATGAGGGCAATAATCAGGGCGGCAGCTATACGCGAGTGATGGAGCGCCCAATAACCGCCAACCAAACTGCCAAGTAAGAGCAGAAACTCAATATTGCCTGCTACAATGCCGATCAAACACTCCATGCTCAACATAACCCAAATTGTCCAGCCACTGCTTTGTTTGGTTAGATAGAGCCAAAATGCCACAAATATGATCGTTGCAATGCTCAAGCTTGCGGCCATCCCGAGGCTGCTAATTTGCAAACGAGTTACGATAGTGGCCAACGTCGGCGGGTACAAATATGGCCCAACGATTTGCCCAACTTGATCATATTCGGCTTTGACTGCAAGTTTGGCGGCGGGATCCGGCGCGTTGAGCATGCGTTGCTCCCACTGATGCACGCTGCGCCACATCGCCTGAGCCTCAGCAATGGTAGGATAGGGGCTAGCCTGTTGTTGCATCCGTTCAGCAGCCAAAGCATAGCTTTGAAAATCGACAGTTTGGATTCCGCGCTGGCCATTTTGTTGAACGATACTATAGCCAAATCCAACCCATGCCCCAAAGATTAACCAGCCGACAATCGTCCCCAGCATTCGCCATGAAAAGCGCATACACAACCTTCCTCCAAATTAAAAGCCTGGCAATGCAGCTACACACTTGCTCCATCGCCACGAGATTTAAGCGGGGTAGACCCCGCGATACCCCAGCAATTCGGCTAGCCGACCAAGGGTTGCAGATAATACTTTCTGCACCGGGATCGGCATGCGCGTATCATAACCGCCATACCGACCTAAAGTTCTTGCAGTCGCAGCGAGTTGCAGGGGATTTTTGGGTAATCCTTCGGCATTGACCTTGCCTTGGCGAGCCAAATCGGCGACTGTAGCGAACACGCCCAATACATCTTGGACAGCGGCGGGGTTGGCTTGAGCAAACAGATTGCGTTGGCGATAAACCATCGGCTGATCGCCAGCATTCCAGGGGTGAATATGCGCTTGGTTTGGTTTAACTTGAAATGACTCGCCAGCTTTGAGCGTTTGTTGTTTGCCATCGAGGCTATAGTGAGCGATGCCGCTCATAATTTCAAAGGTCTCTGTCCAAGTTAAATGGCGATGTTCGGCGATATCGGGTTTGGTGTTGGGTTGGCAAGTTACCTCAAGCAACCAACCCATGCCTTGGGTTTCTTGATCACTTTCGAGGACAACGGTTTGCGATTGGGTTAGCGGATTATGAATCGTAACGCCTTGACGAATCAGCATAGACAGCGCTCCTAGCTTAAACTCAAAACCACAATTGTTGGATTAGTTTACGATTAGCGGTGATATGCTCAATGGTCACCAATGAGGCTAAATATGTCTGATTGTGATTGAGAAATTTGTGTTTGCACCGTTCATCCTAGTCTTTTCAGCCGTATTGACAATGCTTAGCATGTTGATGTAGGATCGTTAAGCGAATATCTATTCGTATTAATTGAATTCCGACCACCATCATTGGGGACGGCCATCTAGTAGACCTGCAAGGTCTATTGATGCCGTCCCTTTTGTTATTGGTTGGGATTGATCTTGGAAGGAGTATTGTATGGATGTGGTGTTACAACCATTGACATTGGTCATGGCTCAATCGCTTAGCTCAAGTGCTGCTTATGCTGATCCATCTGCTTTAACAATGGCCTATGCCCGTGCCGCGCTGATTCCGAATACTCAGATCCGCGCCATTGTTGATCATGAAACTGGCAATATTGTTGGCCTTCTCGTTTCTGGTTGCTCGATCGATGATGGACGCTGGTGGTTGTATGATCTCGTGATTGATTCGCGTTATGTTCGGCGTGGCTATGGACGGGCGGCAATTGCTTCGTTGGTAGCAGAGCTTGAACTCTACCCAGCGGTGGACTGTCTCTACGCTACCTATCCATCAAAGCTTATTGCCCAAGCGTTTTTGGCTGCGCTTGGATGGTCGCCGATCCCGACGGATGCAGCCGAGGAGCCAACGGTTGGATTATCAATTTCACCACGGATTTACCCTGATAGCATCATTCAACTTCAGCCGATTACGCTTGCCAATGCGCGTGCTTGTTTGGCATTAACCGTTGCTCCCCATCAAACGCGATTTGTCGCCAGTACAGCAGCCTCGCTTGTCCAATCTAGGTTTGAGCCTCACTGGATCACCCAAGCCATCTATCTTGATGATGTGATGGTTGGATTTGTGATGTATGGCCATGATCCCGAATATGGCTGGGGGATTCTCCGCCTCTTAGTTGATGTTCGATTTCAAGGGCGTGGGTATGGGCGGCAGGCGATTGATCAGGTGATCCTGGCGATTCGAGCGGCTGGTGGCAGGTCGGTTGGGGTTAGTTACGAAGCTGAGAATGAGGTTGCACGGCGTTTGTATCAGGCATGTGGTTTTGTTGAAACGACCGAACAGCCATTTGGCGAGCCATTTGCAGTGTTAAACTTACAAGCCTAACTAGTTAATTACTATAGGCTTGTGGCGCAGAGGGAACCTAATCCCTCTGCGCTGGTTTAGTTTATTGCTGACCCATGCGGGTATAGAAATGAATGGCGGTCGCAACTCCACGGAAGAATGCATCAACGAACAGATATTCGTTGGGTGCATGGCCGTTATCACCGGTGCCAAAGCCCAAGGTTGCCAAGTCAATGCCCAATTCGCGCTGAAACATGCCCATAATTGGCACTGAGCCACCTTGACGATAGAGCATGGCGGGCTTGCCCCACGTTGCTTCAAAGGCGGCTTGTAAGGCTTCGATGACTGGCCCATCGTAGAGCAAATTGACAGGGTGGCTGGTTGGACCTTTGGTGACGCTCACATCGGCAGTAGGGCTGGCAAAGCTTTGCGCAAACTGGCAAAATGCTTCGAGAACACCATGAGGATCTTGGTTGGCAACCAAGCGCATCGTGACTTTAAAGCCCGCTTCAGCTGGAATGATTGTTTTGGTGCCTGCGCCTTGGTAGCCGCCCCAAATACCGTTTACATCGCAAGTTGGCAAGGCGGTGGTACGAGCAACCAACGAACCAAGTTCGTTGGCCCAAAACGTTTTGCGGCCACTTTCGTTTTTCAACATCTCGAAGAAATCTGGTTCTTGAGTATCCATGAGTGCTTGCTCTTTGGCCGATGGTGTTTGCACATCGGCGTAAAAGCCAGGAATTTGGATGCGTCCAGTTTGGTCGTGCAAGGCGGCGATAATCTTGCCAACGACATGAATGGGGTTTTGAACTGCTCCCCCAACTAAGCCCGAATGCAGATCATGGCTTGGCCCAGTTACCTTAACTTCGGCTCCGATGATGCCCCGCGCAGTGTAGAACATGAGCGGTTGGTCGGGCATTGAGCCGCCATCACAAATTAACATCAAATCTGCGGCGAGCAACTCTTTATACTCGCGCACAAATGGCTCCATCGCAGGCGAGCCAGTTTCTTCTTCGCCCTCGAAGATGACTTTAATATTGACCGGAAGTGTGCCAGTGGTCTCAAGCAGCGCCTCAAAGGCGATCAAATTGGCAAATGCGCCACATTTATCGTCGATCGAGCCACGCGCATACAATTTGCCATCGCGCAGGACTGGCTCGAACGGCGGGGTTTCCCACAATTCTAATGGTTCAACTGGCTGGACATCATAATGGGCATAGACCAAGATGGTTGGGGCTGCCGCGCCAGCCTTGAGCCACTCGCCATAAACGACAGGATGACCACTGGTGGCGATCGCTTGGCAATTGGCAAATCCAATCCGTTGCAGATCGCCAACTAACCAATCGGCACAGAGTTGGACATCGGCAGCATAAGCGGGGTCGGTACTCACTGAGGGAATGCGTAGCAGTTCA encodes the following:
- a CDS encoding cupin domain-containing protein; this translates as MLIRQGVTIHNPLTQSQTVVLESDQETQGMGWLLEVTCQPNTKPDIAEHRHLTWTETFEIMSGIAHYSLDGKQQTLKAGESFQVKPNQAHIHPWNAGDQPMVYRQRNLFAQANPAAVQDVLGVFATVADLARQGKVNAEGLPKNPLQLAATARTLGRYGGYDTRMPIPVQKVLSATLGRLAELLGYRGVYPA
- a CDS encoding dipeptidase; the protein is MTVDAALAWVNDRHDDLLARFSELLRIPSVSTDPAYAADVQLCADWLVGDLQRIGFANCQAIATSGHPVVYGEWLKAGAAAPTILVYAHYDVQPVEPLELWETPPFEPVLRDGKLYARGSIDDKCGAFANLIAFEALLETTGTLPVNIKVIFEGEEETGSPAMEPFVREYKELLAADLMLICDGGSMPDQPLMFYTARGIIGAEVKVTGPSHDLHSGLVGGAVQNPIHVVGKIIAALHDQTGRIQIPGFYADVQTPSAKEQALMDTQEPDFFEMLKNESGRKTFWANELGSLVARTTALPTCDVNGIWGGYQGAGTKTIIPAEAGFKVTMRLVANQDPHGVLEAFCQFAQSFASPTADVSVTKGPTSHPVNLLYDGPVIEALQAAFEATWGKPAMLYRQGGSVPIMGMFQRELGIDLATLGFGTGDNGHAPNEYLFVDAFFRGVATAIHFYTRMGQQ
- a CDS encoding GNAT family N-acetyltransferase, yielding MDVVLQPLTLVMAQSLSSSAAYADPSALTMAYARAALIPNTQIRAIVDHETGNIVGLLVSGCSIDDGRWWLYDLVIDSRYVRRGYGRAAIASLVAELELYPAVDCLYATYPSKLIAQAFLAALGWSPIPTDAAEEPTVGLSISPRIYPDSIIQLQPITLANARACLALTVAPHQTRFVASTAASLVQSRFEPHWITQAIYLDDVMVGFVMYGHDPEYGWGILRLLVDVRFQGRGYGRQAIDQVILAIRAAGGRSVGVSYEAENEVARRLYQACGFVETTEQPFGEPFAVLNLQA